A region from the Bacteroidota bacterium genome encodes:
- the mltG gene encoding endolytic transglycosylase MltG, producing MAKGHAHWALVGLLLLLASGAGIGYLLLHPATPDFPEERVIYVYPDQPFAAVVDSLHRAGILREARTFRWIALITGWDRQIKPGRYVLRSSLTHLELLGLLRKGLQTPLDVTIPPGMTQDRLAALLGAQLAFRPEDFLRALRDSAFCASLGLDTTRIFGYLFPETYNVYWTTSPEALIRRCVAQFRSFFVDSLRRRADALGLREEEVLTLASIIEWEAQVEREQPRIAGVYWNRLRRGWPLQADPTVQYALNKRHQRLSVRDYRVIHPYNTYLYPGLPPGPITNPSPSSILAALYPEEHRYFFFVSNGDGTHTFSRTYAEHLQAVRRYRAQRAESRSADR from the coding sequence ATGGCTAAAGGACATGCGCATTGGGCGCTTGTGGGGCTATTGCTCTTGCTCGCCTCCGGGGCCGGCATCGGATACCTGCTTCTGCATCCCGCCACACCGGACTTTCCCGAGGAGCGCGTGATATACGTGTATCCGGATCAACCGTTTGCGGCGGTGGTCGACAGCCTCCATCGGGCAGGCATCTTACGGGAGGCCCGAACTTTCCGCTGGATCGCCCTCATTACGGGCTGGGACCGACAGATCAAGCCGGGCCGCTACGTGCTGCGCTCCTCGTTGACGCACCTGGAACTTTTGGGGCTTTTGCGCAAGGGGCTGCAGACGCCGCTCGACGTCACCATCCCTCCTGGCATGACCCAAGATCGACTTGCGGCGCTTCTGGGTGCGCAGTTGGCCTTCCGGCCTGAAGATTTTTTGCGCGCCTTGCGGGATTCGGCCTTCTGCGCCTCCCTAGGGCTGGATACGACGCGCATCTTTGGCTATCTGTTTCCGGAGACCTACAACGTGTACTGGACGACTTCGCCTGAGGCGCTTATCCGGCGCTGTGTGGCCCAGTTTCGGAGCTTTTTCGTCGATTCCCTGCGCCGACGCGCCGATGCGCTGGGTCTACGCGAAGAGGAGGTCCTCACTTTGGCCTCCATCATCGAATGGGAGGCGCAAGTAGAGCGAGAACAGCCCCGCATCGCAGGGGTCTATTGGAACCGGCTTCGCCGAGGTTGGCCCCTACAGGCCGACCCCACGGTGCAATACGCGCTCAACAAACGGCATCAACGGCTTTCGGTGCGCGACTATCGCGTAATCCACCCATATAACACGTATCTATACCCCGGCCTGCCCCCTGGTCCCATCACCAATCCCAGCCCCTCCTCGATCCTGGCCGCCCTTTATCCGGAGGAGCATCGGTACTTCTTCTTCGTCTCCAACGGCGATGGCACGCACACCTTCTCCCGCACATACGCCGAACACCTGCAGGCCGTGCGGCGCTATCGAGCCCAACGCGCGGAGTCCCGCTCCGCAGACAGGTAA
- a CDS encoding AbgT family transporter, which produces MNPTRPRSRGWLAWIERTGNALPDPVSLFLILIGLVVGLSALLASLGVEAKHPGTGEMIRAQNLLSAELIRRLLTEMPRTFAGFPPLGLVLVVMLGIGIADKTGLIAAALRGVLRRVPAKLLSAAVVFVGIMSSLAVDAGYVVVIPLGAFVFWAAGRHPLAGLAAAFAGVSGAFSANLFLTSLDPLLAGFTQSAAQLIDPRYTVRETANYYFIVALTPLLTLVGMAVTEWIVEPRLGPYRGQAEVAELSAALSPEERRGLRWAGLALLLVLALVGLLVLPPGAPLRGEDGSLAPFYGSIVAIMFFCFLIPGLAYGIATGRIRSDRDAVRMSAEAMSDMALYIVLAFAAAHFIAVFNWSNLGAILAIKGAELLKGLGLGQVPLLVGLILVTAFVNLFIGSASAKWALLAPIFVPMFMLLGFSPELVQMAYRVGDSATNIITPLLPYFPLILTFALRYERSAGIGTLIALMLPYSIAFLLAMTATLALWVFLGIPPGPDIPLRYEISR; this is translated from the coding sequence ATGAATCCTACGCGTCCGCGTTCCAGAGGCTGGCTAGCCTGGATCGAACGCACCGGCAACGCCCTGCCCGATCCGGTAAGCCTTTTTCTGATCCTCATCGGCCTTGTCGTGGGGCTATCGGCCCTCTTGGCCTCTCTGGGCGTAGAGGCCAAGCACCCGGGCACGGGTGAGATGATCCGCGCGCAAAACCTCCTGTCAGCTGAGCTTATACGCCGGCTGCTTACGGAGATGCCGCGCACCTTCGCGGGCTTTCCGCCTCTGGGCCTGGTCCTTGTGGTCATGCTCGGCATCGGGATCGCCGACAAAACGGGCCTGATCGCGGCCGCCCTTCGGGGGGTGCTCCGACGCGTGCCGGCCAAGCTGCTGTCGGCAGCGGTGGTGTTCGTGGGCATCATGTCCTCGCTGGCCGTGGACGCCGGCTACGTGGTCGTCATCCCCCTGGGCGCGTTCGTTTTCTGGGCCGCCGGGCGCCATCCCCTGGCCGGACTGGCCGCGGCCTTCGCCGGTGTTTCGGGCGCTTTTTCGGCCAACTTGTTTCTGACTTCCCTGGATCCACTGCTAGCGGGCTTTACGCAGTCCGCAGCCCAATTGATCGATCCCCGCTACACGGTACGGGAGACGGCCAACTACTACTTCATCGTCGCCTTAACGCCGCTGCTGACGCTTGTCGGGATGGCCGTCACGGAATGGATCGTAGAGCCTCGTCTGGGCCCGTACCGAGGCCAGGCCGAGGTGGCCGAGCTGTCGGCCGCGCTCAGCCCTGAGGAGCGGCGGGGCCTGCGTTGGGCCGGCCTGGCGCTTCTGCTCGTACTGGCCCTCGTGGGCTTGCTCGTGCTGCCCCCGGGGGCGCCGCTTCGGGGCGAGGACGGATCGCTAGCCCCCTTCTACGGGAGCATCGTGGCCATTATGTTCTTCTGTTTTCTCATCCCCGGCCTGGCCTATGGCATCGCCACCGGGCGCATCAGAAGCGACCGCGACGCCGTGCGCATGTCCGCTGAGGCCATGTCCGATATGGCCCTCTACATCGTGCTCGCTTTCGCGGCGGCGCACTTTATCGCCGTCTTCAACTGGTCCAACCTGGGCGCCATTTTGGCCATCAAGGGGGCTGAGCTCCTCAAAGGCTTGGGCCTGGGTCAGGTGCCCCTGCTTGTGGGCTTGATCCTCGTTACGGCCTTCGTCAACCTCTTTATCGGCAGCGCCAGCGCCAAATGGGCCCTTCTGGCCCCCATCTTCGTGCCCATGTTCATGCTGCTGGGCTTCTCGCCGGAACTGGTGCAGATGGCCTATCGCGTGGGCGATTCGGCCACGAACATCATCACCCCCCTGCTGCCCTACTTTCCGCTCATTCTGACCTTCGCGCTGCGCTATGAGCGCTCCGCCGGCATCGGCACGCTCATCGCCCTTATGCTGCCGTACTCGATCGCCTTCCTGCTGGCCATGACGGCCACGCTGGCCTTGTGGGTCTTTTTGGGCATCCCTCCCGGACCGGATATCCCGCTGCGTTACGAAATCAGCCGCTAA
- the tsaD gene encoding tRNA (adenosine(37)-N6)-threonylcarbamoyltransferase complex transferase subunit TsaD: protein MFSVSQAHDVAPDRVILGIESSCDETAAAVLIEGRLAAHVVSSQLDHRPYGGVVPELASRAHLRRIVPVVERALAEAQIRKADLTAVAVTYGPGLIGSLLVGTSFAKALASALGIPLVGVHHLEGHIYAIFLEPEPPPFPFLCLVVSGGHTALVRVEAPFRHRTLGQTRDDAAGEALDKVAKLLGLEYPGGPAIERLAAEGDPRFLRLPRPNLGPSLDYSFSGLKTAVLHALKRLPDPERTRLRQEHLADLAASFQTAVVEALLEPLLRAAERTGDRHVVLSGGVAANRALRRRLQEVAAERSWRLYVPRPAFCTDNAAMIAMAGYLKLRQGHQSPLSLAPQATVPL from the coding sequence ATGTTCTCGGTAAGTCAAGCCCACGACGTCGCCCCGGATCGGGTGATCTTGGGCATCGAAAGCTCCTGCGACGAGACGGCCGCGGCCGTGCTCATCGAGGGCCGGTTGGCCGCGCACGTGGTGAGCTCTCAGCTCGACCATCGCCCCTACGGCGGAGTGGTGCCGGAGCTGGCCTCCCGGGCGCACCTGCGCCGGATCGTGCCCGTGGTTGAACGCGCTCTTGCGGAGGCCCAAATCCGCAAGGCGGATCTGACGGCCGTAGCCGTCACCTACGGGCCTGGCCTGATCGGGTCTTTGCTCGTGGGGACGAGCTTCGCCAAGGCTCTGGCCTCCGCTTTGGGGATTCCGCTTGTGGGCGTGCACCACCTAGAGGGGCACATTTACGCGATTTTTCTGGAGCCCGAGCCCCCGCCGTTTCCCTTTTTGTGCTTGGTGGTCTCCGGGGGGCATACCGCTTTGGTGCGCGTTGAGGCCCCCTTTCGGCATCGCACCTTAGGTCAGACGCGCGACGACGCGGCCGGGGAGGCCCTTGATAAGGTGGCCAAGCTGTTGGGGCTCGAATATCCCGGCGGACCGGCGATCGAGCGGCTTGCGGCAGAAGGCGATCCGCGATTTCTGCGCCTTCCCCGGCCCAATCTGGGCCCGTCGCTGGATTACAGCTTCAGCGGGCTTAAGACCGCGGTGCTTCACGCCCTTAAGCGTCTTCCGGATCCGGAGCGCACCCGGCTTCGCCAAGAGCATCTGGCCGATCTGGCCGCATCCTTTCAGACGGCCGTCGTCGAGGCCCTCCTGGAGCCCCTTTTGCGAGCGGCCGAACGGACCGGAGACCGTCATGTGGTGCTCTCCGGGGGCGTGGCGGCCAACCGCGCCCTGCGCCGTCGGCTCCAGGAGGTGGCGGCCGAACGAAGCTGGCGTCTTTACGTCCCCCGGCCGGCCTTTTGCACGGACAACGCGGCCATGATCGCGATGGCCGGCTACCTTAAGTTGCGTCAAGGCCATCAGAGCCCGCTTTCCTTAGCCCCTCAGGCCACGGTTCCGCTATGA
- the rsfS gene encoding ribosome silencing factor, giving the protein MASFHKQSIAEPRRRRRLAAASGYALSRRIAEAMLTKKAEDVVILDLRGLTDVVDYFVIGSGSSDLQVKAIADAIEEEVHKHLGEKPWHIEGYSNRQWVLLDYVNVVAHVFYAPVRAYYNLERIWGDAPVERVRESPTAREPNP; this is encoded by the coding sequence ATGGCATCCTTCCATAAGCAGTCTATTGCCGAGCCGCGCCGCCGTCGGCGTCTTGCCGCTGCGTCCGGTTACGCCCTGAGCCGACGGATCGCGGAGGCGATGCTCACCAAAAAAGCCGAAGACGTCGTCATCCTAGACCTGCGCGGACTTACCGATGTGGTCGATTATTTCGTGATCGGCTCCGGATCCTCCGATTTGCAGGTCAAAGCCATCGCCGATGCCATTGAGGAGGAAGTGCACAAGCACCTAGGCGAAAAACCCTGGCACATCGAGGGATACAGCAATCGGCAGTGGGTGCTGTTGGATTACGTCAACGTAGTAGCGCACGTCTTTTACGCCCCTGTTCGGGCGTACTACAATCTGGAGCGCATCTGGGGGGACGCCCCCGTGGAGCGTGTCCGGGAATCTCCCACGGCGCGCGAGCCAAACCCATGA
- a CDS encoding LytR C-terminal domain-containing protein yields MSGRPRIAWLWDGAILLLGALLILLLYAALARQVVPRVLPERPEPHAGLFGAVIQLEVRNGTGVPRLAQRVTEYLQERGFDVVEYGNHDRFDVPETLVISRTGDQEAARRVAVALGLDPERVLRQPDPQAYLDVTVILGADYRTLKPMREGYGILP; encoded by the coding sequence ATGTCCGGTCGACCTCGGATTGCATGGCTCTGGGACGGCGCCATCTTGCTACTGGGCGCGCTGCTGATCCTTTTGCTCTACGCGGCGCTCGCCCGTCAGGTGGTGCCTCGCGTGCTTCCTGAGCGCCCCGAACCCCATGCCGGGTTGTTCGGCGCGGTCATCCAGCTCGAGGTGCGCAACGGAACCGGGGTGCCGCGTCTGGCTCAGCGCGTGACGGAGTACCTGCAGGAGCGCGGCTTTGACGTGGTCGAATACGGCAACCACGACCGCTTCGACGTGCCGGAGACCCTGGTTATCAGCCGTACGGGGGATCAAGAGGCCGCTCGCCGCGTGGCCGTGGCTTTAGGCCTGGACCCCGAACGGGTGCTGCGACAGCCCGATCCCCAGGCTTACTTGGATGTGACCGTGATCTTGGGGGCTGACTATAGAACGCTTAAACCCATGCGAGAGGGATATGGCATCCTTCCATAA
- the pheA gene encoding chorismate mutase, whose protein sequence is MNSTLSGSESPESLWQAMEDWRRRIDALDLEILQLLNERARCACQIGALKKRLGLPLYTPEREAEVMRNVVQHNPGPLSAEAVRRLYERIIDESRRLERESHDG, encoded by the coding sequence ATGAATTCTACGCTGTCTGGCTCGGAATCGCCCGAATCACTTTGGCAAGCCATGGAGGACTGGCGTCGGCGCATCGACGCGCTGGACCTTGAAATCCTACAGCTGCTCAACGAGCGGGCCCGCTGCGCCTGCCAGATCGGGGCCCTGAAAAAACGCCTAGGCCTGCCCCTGTACACCCCGGAGCGGGAGGCCGAGGTCATGCGCAACGTCGTGCAACATAACCCGGGCCCCCTCTCGGCTGAGGCGGTGCGCCGGCTCTATGAGCGCATCATCGACGAGTCGCGTCGGCTAGAGCGGGAATCGCACGATGGCTAA
- a CDS encoding S9 family peptidase — MRAWRWILLSLLPLSIWAQERRGLSPLEVARLQMVNAAVISPDGRYIAYGVSVPADPMRENRPAATHLFVWDLRAGRVIGSFTQANVSSIAFRPGAGTVTFLASIEPNEPRSLYELPLREGAEPRRLLRHETAISDYQWAPDGERLAFIAPERIDGPGTLLPVRPIFYEEAQPQRLAFVHDVRSARSVPLAVRGSYYLLAWSPDGRRIAASVAPTPLVDDMYMAQRVHVFDAETGQVLLQIANEGKIGSIHWSPDGRRLALKAADHLHDPIDGRLMIVEVQEGARPRNVWRDFEGQFEQILWAEPELLYVLVSVGVEKALATIRADGSGFRYLVAPGLANWMSFDRASSGLVALVGNTARHPSELYLWRPGTAQPERLTEHNPWLAQVRLGEQRVVRYRTRDGAYEIEGILMLPVGYEPGRRVPLIVVVHGGPEAHYSNGWLTTYSMPGQMATGRGYAVFYPNYRGSTGRGLAFAMSSQADLAGKEFDDIVDGVDYLIAQGIVDPARVGVTGGSYGGYATAWMSTRYSDRFAAGVMFVGISNNLSKWGTSDIPNELYLVHSRTRFWESDSKWLDYLRRSPIYHVDQARTPLLILHGAEDTRVHPSQSLELYRHLKVRRPEVPVRLLLYPGEGHGLVRSAARLDYSLRMMDWFDHFLLRRQRTLPPLELSGVPAGLESR, encoded by the coding sequence ATGCGCGCTTGGCGATGGATCCTGCTCTCTTTGCTGCCGCTTTCGATATGGGCCCAAGAGCGAAGGGGCCTTTCGCCTCTTGAGGTAGCTAGACTCCAGATGGTGAACGCCGCGGTCATTTCGCCCGACGGTCGCTACATAGCCTATGGGGTATCGGTGCCCGCCGATCCGATGCGGGAAAACCGCCCGGCGGCGACACACCTGTTCGTGTGGGACCTGAGAGCCGGCCGGGTGATCGGCAGCTTCACGCAGGCCAACGTCTCTTCGATCGCCTTCCGACCCGGCGCGGGCACGGTCACGTTCTTAGCCTCTATAGAGCCCAACGAGCCGCGCAGTCTCTATGAGCTCCCCCTGCGGGAGGGCGCCGAACCCCGACGCCTTCTGCGCCATGAGACGGCCATATCGGATTACCAGTGGGCGCCTGACGGGGAGCGCTTGGCCTTTATCGCGCCAGAGCGCATAGATGGACCCGGAACGCTCTTGCCCGTGCGACCGATCTTTTATGAAGAGGCCCAGCCGCAACGCCTGGCCTTCGTGCACGATGTGCGCTCGGCTCGCTCCGTGCCGTTGGCCGTAAGGGGGTCGTATTACCTTCTGGCCTGGAGCCCGGATGGCCGGCGAATAGCCGCCTCGGTAGCCCCCACGCCGTTGGTCGATGACATGTACATGGCCCAGCGCGTGCACGTATTCGACGCCGAGACCGGACAGGTCCTGCTTCAAATAGCCAATGAGGGCAAAATCGGCTCCATCCACTGGAGCCCCGACGGGCGCCGGCTGGCACTCAAAGCCGCCGATCACCTGCATGATCCCATCGATGGGCGGCTCATGATCGTCGAGGTCCAAGAGGGCGCCCGGCCCCGGAACGTGTGGCGCGACTTCGAGGGGCAGTTCGAGCAGATCCTATGGGCTGAGCCCGAACTTCTGTACGTGCTCGTAAGCGTAGGAGTAGAAAAGGCCCTCGCCACGATCCGGGCCGACGGAAGCGGTTTTCGCTACCTCGTCGCGCCGGGCTTGGCCAATTGGATGAGCTTCGATCGCGCCTCTAGTGGCCTAGTGGCGCTGGTGGGCAACACGGCTCGGCATCCCAGCGAGCTTTACCTTTGGAGGCCGGGCACGGCGCAGCCGGAACGCCTTACCGAGCACAACCCCTGGCTTGCCCAGGTGCGCCTGGGCGAGCAGCGCGTGGTGCGATATCGAACGCGCGACGGCGCCTACGAGATCGAGGGCATCTTGATGCTGCCCGTAGGCTACGAGCCCGGTCGCAGGGTGCCGCTTATCGTAGTCGTGCACGGCGGTCCGGAGGCGCACTACTCCAACGGCTGGCTGACGACTTACTCCATGCCTGGCCAGATGGCCACGGGGCGTGGCTATGCGGTCTTCTATCCCAACTATCGCGGCTCCACGGGCCGAGGCCTGGCCTTCGCCATGAGCAGCCAAGCCGACTTGGCCGGAAAGGAATTCGACGACATCGTCGACGGAGTCGATTACCTCATCGCCCAAGGCATCGTGGATCCGGCACGCGTGGGCGTTACGGGCGGCTCCTACGGGGGATACGCCACGGCCTGGATGAGCACGCGCTACTCGGATCGGTTTGCGGCCGGTGTGATGTTCGTGGGCATCAGCAACAACCTCTCTAAGTGGGGCACAAGCGACATTCCGAACGAGCTGTACCTGGTGCACTCGCGCACGCGCTTCTGGGAAAGCGACAGCAAGTGGCTCGATTACCTGCGCCGCAGCCCCATATACCACGTAGATCAAGCCCGCACGCCGCTGTTGATCCTGCATGGGGCCGAAGATACGCGCGTACATCCCAGCCAATCTCTGGAGCTTTACCGGCATCTTAAGGTGCGACGGCCGGAGGTCCCCGTGCGGCTTCTGCTCTACCCCGGCGAGGGACATGGGCTGGTGCGCTCCGCAGCCCGCCTGGATTATAGCCTGCGCATGATGGACTGGTTCGATCACTTTCTGCTCCGCCGACAGCGGACGCTACCTCCCCTGGAGTTGTCCGGCGTTCCGGCCGGATTGGAGTCGCGCTAA
- the aroF gene encoding 3-deoxy-7-phosphoheptulonate synthase, whose product MVVVMEPGATEAQIEQVIARLHAFGFDVHRSSGVNQTVLGAIGVQPDFDIRQVKVLEGVAEVYRVTTPYKFASRAWKRENSVYEVAGVRIGGPEVVIMAGPCSIESEEQIFQTAAFVAEHGAAFLRGGAFKPRTSPYAFQGLGETGLRLMRQACDCYGLGMITEVLDVSQVELVGRYTDIFQVGARNMQNFPLLRELGRTDKPVFLKRGLAATIEEWLMAAEYIMASGNPRVILCERGIRTFETATRNTLDLSAIPTVQKLSHLPVFADPSHGTGLRDRVLPMARAAVAAGADGLLIEVHPRPEEAKSDGPQSLYPEQFAELMRQVRLIAEAIGRSVAAHAASIGRP is encoded by the coding sequence ATGGTTGTGGTCATGGAACCCGGTGCCACTGAGGCCCAAATCGAACAGGTTATCGCCCGGCTGCACGCCTTCGGTTTCGATGTGCACCGATCAAGCGGCGTAAACCAGACCGTGCTAGGGGCCATCGGGGTGCAGCCGGACTTCGACATCCGACAGGTCAAGGTCCTCGAGGGGGTTGCCGAGGTATACCGGGTCACCACCCCGTATAAGTTCGCCAGTCGAGCTTGGAAACGCGAAAACTCCGTTTATGAAGTCGCTGGCGTCCGCATCGGGGGCCCGGAGGTGGTGATCATGGCCGGCCCCTGCTCCATAGAGTCTGAGGAGCAGATCTTCCAGACGGCCGCCTTCGTGGCCGAGCACGGGGCTGCGTTTCTGCGCGGAGGCGCCTTCAAGCCCCGCACTTCTCCCTACGCTTTTCAGGGGCTCGGGGAGACGGGGCTGCGGCTTATGCGGCAGGCCTGTGATTGCTATGGCCTGGGCATGATCACGGAGGTTTTGGACGTATCTCAGGTGGAGCTTGTGGGACGCTACACGGATATCTTTCAGGTGGGGGCCCGAAACATGCAGAACTTCCCCCTGCTGCGGGAGCTGGGGCGGACCGACAAGCCGGTCTTCCTGAAAAGAGGGCTGGCCGCCACCATCGAAGAGTGGCTCATGGCCGCCGAGTACATCATGGCCAGCGGCAATCCGCGCGTGATCCTGTGCGAGCGAGGGATTCGCACCTTCGAGACGGCCACGCGCAACACGTTGGACCTAAGCGCTATTCCGACGGTACAGAAATTAAGCCACCTCCCTGTGTTCGCTGACCCCAGTCACGGGACGGGTCTTCGGGACCGCGTGCTGCCCATGGCCCGAGCCGCCGTGGCGGCCGGCGCCGATGGACTCCTGATCGAGGTTCATCCAAGGCCCGAAGAAGCCAAATCCGATGGCCCTCAGTCCCTCTATCCGGAACAGTTTGCCGAGCTCATGCGGCAGGTCCGGCTGATCGCGGAGGCCATCGGACGCAGCGTGGCTGCGCATGCCGCCTCGATAGGGCGCCCCTAG
- a CDS encoding MFS transporter, with protein MPLGSRRRAIWAWAMYDWANSAYVTTTAAALLPAYFVQVVVPPEGVRALGLIWSGEALWGLATGAASLVAFLLAPFLGAVADLSGRKKAFLMGFAYAGSLFASLLFFAQAGRVGLTLGLYALAQICFISANVFYDAFLPHLTRHHHDRVSARGYAMGYLGGGLQFACALVLVSQPTWFGLQTEEAVRLALLMAGLWWAVFSLWPLLELPESNALGTAPEPSWGAYVKAGWRQVRDTLRRLPRAPSLLLFLVAFMFYDDAIQSTIAMASAYGAGELKLEPSAIMGTFLVVQFVAYGGSRLFGLLGERWNTKPALLLSLAVWVLIILGAYLLPSGYAPGFLGLGLMVGLVLGGSQALSRSLYSQIIPPQASAQFFGFYTVFSRFSAIWGPLWFALVRTATGSSRAAILSLLVFLVIGMVFLAILSPSQARAEARQWTNAP; from the coding sequence ATGCCCTTGGGATCGCGGCGCCGGGCCATTTGGGCCTGGGCCATGTACGACTGGGCCAACTCGGCCTACGTGACCACGACGGCGGCCGCGCTGCTGCCGGCCTACTTCGTGCAGGTTGTCGTGCCTCCGGAGGGCGTGCGCGCCCTGGGCCTCATCTGGTCCGGCGAGGCCCTGTGGGGGCTGGCGACGGGCGCGGCCTCGCTAGTGGCCTTTCTGTTGGCGCCTTTCCTGGGAGCGGTGGCCGATCTATCGGGCCGCAAGAAGGCCTTCTTGATGGGCTTCGCCTACGCCGGAAGCCTTTTCGCCTCCCTGCTTTTCTTCGCTCAAGCCGGACGCGTGGGGCTGACCCTTGGCCTATACGCGTTGGCTCAGATTTGCTTTATCTCGGCTAACGTCTTCTATGACGCCTTTCTGCCGCATCTGACGCGCCACCACCACGACCGCGTCTCAGCCCGCGGATACGCCATGGGCTATCTGGGCGGGGGGCTGCAGTTCGCCTGCGCTCTTGTGCTCGTATCGCAGCCGACTTGGTTTGGCCTGCAGACGGAAGAGGCCGTTCGGCTCGCCCTGCTCATGGCCGGGCTTTGGTGGGCCGTCTTTTCTTTGTGGCCTCTGCTAGAACTACCCGAATCCAACGCCCTCGGGACCGCCCCTGAGCCCAGCTGGGGTGCCTACGTTAAAGCGGGCTGGAGGCAGGTACGGGACACGCTCAGGCGCCTGCCTCGAGCTCCCTCCCTGCTGCTGTTTCTGGTGGCGTTTATGTTCTACGACGACGCCATTCAGAGCACGATCGCCATGGCCTCCGCCTACGGAGCCGGGGAGCTGAAGCTAGAACCCAGCGCGATCATGGGCACCTTTCTTGTCGTGCAGTTTGTGGCCTACGGCGGATCTCGGCTCTTTGGACTTCTGGGAGAGCGCTGGAACACAAAGCCGGCGTTGCTTTTGAGCCTGGCCGTGTGGGTGCTCATCATCTTGGGCGCCTACCTGCTGCCCTCCGGGTACGCGCCGGGCTTTCTGGGCTTGGGCCTGATGGTTGGCCTGGTCTTGGGCGGCAGTCAGGCGCTCAGCCGGTCTTTATACAGCCAGATCATCCCCCCTCAGGCTAGCGCCCAGTTTTTCGGATTCTACACGGTCTTCTCGCGCTTCTCGGCCATCTGGGGGCCCCTCTGGTTCGCCCTCGTGCGCACCGCGACAGGTTCCTCTCGGGCGGCCATCTTGTCTTTGCTTGTTTTTTTGGTGATCGGGATGGTTTTTTTGGCCATCCTTAGTCCATCCCAGGCCCGTGCAGAGGCCCGTCAATGGACGAACGCGCCATGA